In one window of Meleagris gallopavo isolate NT-WF06-2002-E0010 breed Aviagen turkey brand Nicholas breeding stock chromosome 4, Turkey_5.1, whole genome shotgun sequence DNA:
- the LOC104910826 gene encoding epididymis-specific alpha-mannosidase-like has product MEPPEPGGGTRPQRGGTRKLGRPRVAAGRAGLGRGATMGLLLLLICLAMPATSSGELRAFVVAHSHMDVGWVYTVQESMHAYAANVYTSVIEELMKGKQRKFIAVEQEFFRLWWDAVATDTHKQQVHQLLQEGRLEFVIGGQVMHDEAVTLIDDQILQLTEGHGFLYETFGIRPQFSWHVDPFGASATTPTLFALAGFNAHLISRIDYDLKADMQKNKKLQFVWRGSPSLSESQEIFTHTMDQYSYCTPSQLPFSNRSGFYWNGFAVFPDPPKDGVYPNMSLPVTDTNIHMYAQAMVANIKERAAWFRTDDVLWPWGCDKQFFNASVQYSNMDLLLDYINKHSDEFGVTVQYATVGDYFQAVYSRNLTWEIRNSQDFLPYSTGN; this is encoded by the exons ATGGAGCCGCCCGAGCCAGGAGGCGGGACCCGACCGCAGCGGGGCGGGACGCGGAAGCTCGGCCGCCCCCGGGTTGCTGCCGGCCGGGCCGGTCTGGGCCGCGGAGCCACGATGggtcttctgctgctgctcatctgCCTCGCCATGCCGGCCACCAGTAGCGGAGAGCTGCGGGCCTTCGTGGTCGCCCACAGCCACATGGACGTCGGCTGGGTGTACACCGTGCAG gagagTATGCATGCTTATGCAGCAAATGTCTACACATCTGTTATAGAAGAACTAATGAAAGGTAAGCAGCGCAAATTTATTGCTGTGGAACAGGAATTCTTTCGGCTTTGGTGGGATGCAGTAGCCACGGATACGCACAAGCAGCAG GTCCATCAGTTACTTCAGGAAGGACGATTGGAATTTGTCATTGGAGGGCAAGTGATGCATGATGAAGCTGTGACACTAATTGATGATCAGATTTTACAGTTGACGG agggCCATGGGTTTTTATATGAAACTTTTGGGATCAGACCTCAGTTTTCTTGGCACGTTGATCCTTTTGGAGCCTCAGCTACAACACCAACTCTTTTTGCTCTTGCTGGCTTTAATGCTCATCTTATCTCTCGAATTGACTATGACCTGAAGGCTGACATGCAGAAAAACAAG aagctTCAGTTTGTATGGCGGGGTTCTCCTTCCTTATCTGAAAGTCAGGAGATCTTCACCCATACTATGGATCAGTACAGCTACTGTACCCCATCACAACTGCCTTTTTCAAACAG ATCAGGATTTTATTGGAATGGATTTGCGGTTTTTCCAGATCCACCAAAAGATGGTGTTTATCCAAACATGAGCCTCCCTGTTACAGATACCAACATCCACATGTATGCACAGGCCATGGTGGCAAACATTAAGGAGAGAGCAGCCTGGTTCCGAACAGATGATGTTTTGTGGCCATGG GGTTGTGACAAACAGTTCTTTAATGCATCTGTTCAGTACTCCAACATGGACCTATTGTTGGACTATATTAACAAGCATTCTGATGAGTTTGGAGTGACTGTCCAGTATGCAACTGTTGGAGATTACTTCCAAGCAGTTTATAGCAGAAATCTTACATGGGAAATAAGGAATTCTCAAGACTTTCTTCCATATTCAACAGGTAATTAA